The Nitrospira sp. KM1 genome includes a window with the following:
- the hisA gene encoding 1-(5-phosphoribosyl)-5-[(5-phosphoribosylamino)methylideneamino]imidazole-4-carboxamide isomerase, whose protein sequence is MRIIPAVDLKDGRCVRLRQGDMAAETVYSDDIPAVARKWKEQGASVIHLVDLNGAVDGEPRNLPEIESVIRSVDIQVQVGGGIRNMPTVERYLNAGVSRVVLGTSALTDRAFLAQACKEFPRRILLGLDARDGRVAVKGWTSVSETKAIDLLQELSGHDIGAVIYTDIARDGMLNGPNLIALRDIVEHSSFPVIASGGVTRIEDLRAIRSLGPRIEGAIIGKALYDGKLDYAEAARLFQELC, encoded by the coding sequence GTGCGCATCATTCCTGCAGTCGATTTGAAAGACGGCCGTTGCGTACGGCTCAGACAAGGCGACATGGCCGCGGAGACGGTCTATTCCGATGACATTCCGGCGGTCGCTCGAAAGTGGAAGGAGCAGGGAGCTTCGGTCATCCATCTTGTGGATTTGAACGGCGCCGTCGACGGTGAACCGCGCAATCTTCCTGAGATCGAGTCTGTGATCCGTTCCGTTGACATTCAAGTCCAAGTCGGCGGAGGAATTCGAAATATGCCGACGGTCGAACGCTATCTGAACGCCGGGGTCTCTCGTGTGGTACTCGGCACCTCCGCGCTGACCGACCGTGCATTTCTGGCTCAAGCCTGCAAAGAATTTCCGCGGCGTATTCTGCTTGGCCTGGATGCTCGGGACGGCAGAGTGGCGGTCAAGGGATGGACATCGGTGTCGGAGACCAAAGCCATTGATCTGCTCCAAGAGCTGTCGGGTCATGATATCGGGGCGGTGATTTATACCGACATCGCACGGGATGGAATGTTGAATGGGCCAAACCTGATCGCCTTGCGAGATATCGTGGAACATTCCTCGTTCCCGGTTATCGCCTCCGGTGGGGTCACGCGAATCGAAGATCTCCGTGCCATCCGTTCACTGGGTCCGCGTATTGAAGGCGCCATTATTGGAAAAGCACTCTACGACGGAAAATTGGACTACGCCGAG
- the hisH gene encoding imidazole glycerol phosphate synthase subunit HisH: MIAIIDYGMGNLRSVSKAFETAGHAAVVTRNRGVIASASHIVLPGVGAFGDCMENLDRHQLIEPIHAAIRSGKPFLGICLGLQLLFEESEEFGRHKGLGILPGSVKRFAADPGLKIPHMGWNQVDVRRPCPVFAGIADHSAWYFVHSYFVAPTDRSIVASTTTYGTDFASSIWRENVVACQFHPEKSQSIGLRLIRNFGDWK; the protein is encoded by the coding sequence ATGATAGCGATCATCGATTATGGCATGGGAAATCTCCGCAGCGTCTCCAAGGCGTTCGAGACGGCGGGCCATGCGGCCGTTGTCACCCGAAACCGTGGGGTCATTGCGAGTGCCAGCCACATCGTATTACCGGGGGTGGGGGCGTTCGGAGATTGCATGGAGAACCTGGATCGTCACCAATTAATAGAGCCCATTCACGCCGCCATTCGATCGGGAAAGCCATTTTTGGGAATCTGTTTGGGGTTGCAACTCCTATTTGAGGAGAGTGAGGAGTTCGGGCGACACAAGGGCCTCGGGATTCTTCCCGGCTCCGTCAAACGTTTCGCTGCGGATCCCGGCCTCAAGATTCCTCACATGGGTTGGAACCAAGTCGATGTACGACGACCCTGCCCGGTATTCGCCGGAATCGCCGATCACTCGGCATGGTATTTTGTTCACTCGTATTTCGTCGCTCCTACCGATCGATCGATCGTGGCCAGCACCACAACGTACGGGACGGATTTCGCCTCCAGCATCTGGCGGGAGAACGTGGTTGCCTGCCAATTCCATCCCGAGAAAAGCCAGTCGATCGGTCTCCGATTGATCAGAAACTTCGGAGATTGGAAATGA
- a CDS encoding OmpA family protein yields the protein MKRAAILVGGLSALTLLALVCVPRHLPVPAPTIANPIPASFHARLEQGTLTLRGSMPDASTRERILKEARARYDAGKIKIDDQLVVDPQVASAPWLEALPGILPVLGMMNTARGSIIIDGRSLVLSGRVATEQSKIALLSSITPMTAAGLELEDHILSSGGHTTPSLRRGSLQPKLDAVLAKARIEFESNKAVLSAKGIAALDQIVPLIRDYPQASIEIGGHTDPFGAPAYNVDLSHRRAEAVRQYFVKHGLGNKFTAVGYGASKPRSKEQTQAALQRNRRIELHVTGNGDL from the coding sequence ATGAAGCGCGCTGCCATTCTCGTCGGAGGTCTATCGGCCCTGACGCTCCTGGCGCTAGTGTGCGTGCCGCGGCATCTCCCCGTTCCCGCGCCGACCATCGCCAATCCAATCCCTGCCAGCTTTCACGCACGTTTGGAGCAGGGGACGCTGACGCTAAGAGGATCGATGCCCGATGCGTCGACGCGTGAACGTATTTTGAAAGAAGCCCGCGCTCGTTACGACGCCGGCAAAATCAAAATCGACGATCAGTTGGTTGTCGATCCACAAGTGGCGTCTGCTCCTTGGCTCGAGGCGCTGCCGGGGATTCTCCCGGTGTTGGGCATGATGAACACCGCCAGAGGATCAATCATCATCGACGGGCGGTCACTCGTCCTGAGCGGCCGCGTGGCGACGGAGCAGTCCAAGATCGCCTTACTCAGTTCCATCACACCCATGACTGCTGCCGGGCTCGAACTGGAAGACCACATTCTGTCATCCGGAGGACACACGACACCCTCGTTGCGGCGAGGCTCGTTGCAGCCAAAACTTGATGCCGTACTCGCGAAAGCACGAATCGAATTCGAGTCCAATAAGGCGGTCTTGAGCGCCAAAGGCATCGCCGCCCTGGATCAAATAGTCCCCTTGATCAGGGATTATCCTCAGGCCTCGATTGAAATCGGCGGGCACACCGATCCCTTTGGTGCACCGGCGTACAACGTGGACCTCAGCCACCGTCGCGCCGAAGCCGTCCGCCAATATTTTGTCAAGCATGGGCTCGGCAACAAATTCACGGCAGTGGGTTACGGCGCGTCCAAGCCGCGCTCGAAAGAGCAGACCCAGGCCGCGTTACAACGCAATCGGCGAATCGAATTGCATGTAACCGGAAACGGTGACCTAT